In the genome of Pseudomonas putida, one region contains:
- a CDS encoding SulP family inorganic anion transporter yields MVNKTQIKAAMPRELLASVVVFLVALPLCMGIAIASGMPPAKGLITGIIGGIVVGFLAGSPLQVSGPAAGLAVLVFELVRQHGMAMLGPILLLAGLLQLLAGRLRLGCWFRVTAPAVVYGMLAGIGVLIVLSQVHVMFDSAPQPSGVDNLLGFPATLASALPLERAGNGWQAGVLGLGTIALMWAWERWRPQRLRFVPGALLGVAAMTAVSLWLALPVNRVQVPADLSEAIDWLRPDDLLKLADPALLVAAFALAFIASAETLLSAAAVDRMHSGQRSDFDRELSAQGLGNMLCGVLGALPMTGVIVRSSANVQAGAQTRWSAIFHGLWLLAFVVALSSVLQQIPVASLAGVLVYTGIKLVDFKAFRGLGRYGRMPMFTYVATALAIIVTDLLTGVLLGFALTLLKLALKAARLKIGLVTLAKAGHMELRLSGAATFLKVPALTQVLESVPEGTTLHVPLGNLSYIDHSCLELLEDWGRSNAAKGSRLLIEQRRLKRRIEGRLRTTAGLGA; encoded by the coding sequence ATGGTGAACAAGACACAGATCAAAGCGGCGATGCCGCGAGAGTTGTTGGCCTCAGTGGTTGTCTTCCTGGTGGCGCTGCCCCTGTGCATGGGTATCGCGATCGCCTCGGGCATGCCGCCGGCCAAGGGTCTGATCACAGGCATCATCGGCGGTATCGTCGTGGGCTTTCTGGCCGGCTCGCCCTTGCAGGTCAGTGGTCCTGCCGCGGGCCTGGCGGTGTTGGTGTTCGAACTGGTGCGTCAGCATGGCATGGCCATGCTGGGGCCGATTTTGTTGCTGGCGGGGTTGTTGCAGTTGCTGGCAGGACGCCTACGCCTGGGCTGCTGGTTCCGGGTCACAGCGCCTGCGGTGGTGTATGGGATGCTCGCGGGGATCGGCGTGCTGATCGTGCTGTCCCAGGTGCACGTGATGTTCGACAGTGCGCCACAGCCCTCGGGTGTGGATAACCTGCTGGGCTTCCCGGCGACCCTGGCCTCGGCGCTGCCCCTGGAGCGCGCGGGCAATGGCTGGCAGGCCGGCGTCCTGGGCCTGGGCACCATTGCCTTGATGTGGGCATGGGAGCGTTGGCGACCTCAGCGCTTGCGCTTTGTGCCTGGCGCGCTGTTGGGTGTGGCGGCGATGACCGCTGTCAGCCTGTGGCTGGCCTTGCCGGTAAACCGGGTGCAGGTGCCAGCGGATTTATCCGAAGCCATCGACTGGCTGCGCCCGGATGATCTGCTCAAGCTGGCCGACCCTGCCCTGCTGGTCGCAGCCTTCGCCCTGGCCTTCATCGCCAGTGCCGAAACCCTGCTTTCGGCCGCCGCGGTGGACCGCATGCACAGCGGTCAGCGCTCGGACTTCGATCGGGAGTTGTCGGCGCAGGGCTTGGGCAACATGCTGTGCGGTGTGCTCGGGGCGCTGCCGATGACCGGCGTGATCGTGCGCAGCTCGGCCAACGTCCAGGCCGGTGCGCAGACGCGATGGTCGGCGATTTTCCATGGCTTGTGGCTGCTGGCTTTCGTGGTGGCACTCAGTAGCGTGCTGCAGCAGATCCCGGTCGCCAGCCTGGCCGGTGTGCTGGTGTACACCGGTATCAAGCTGGTGGACTTCAAGGCCTTCCGGGGACTGGGCCGCTATGGCCGCATGCCCATGTTCACCTATGTTGCGACGGCGCTGGCGATCATCGTCACCGATCTGCTGACCGGCGTATTGCTGGGCTTTGCCCTGACCCTGCTCAAGCTGGCGCTCAAGGCGGCGCGGCTGAAGATCGGGCTGGTCACCCTTGCGAAGGCGGGGCACATGGAATTGCGTCTGAGCGGCGCGGCGACCTTCCTCAAGGTCCCGGCGCTGACCCAGGTGCTGGAGAGCGTTCCGGAAGGGACCACGCTGCATGTGCCGTTGGGCAACCTGAGCTATATCGACCACTCCTGCCTCGAACTGCTGGAGGACTGGGGGCGCAGCAACGCGGCCAAGGGCTCGCGGCTGTTGATCGAGCAGCGACGGCTCAAGCGGCGTATCGAGGGGCGGTTGCGTACGACGGCGGGTCTTGGGGCCTGA
- a CDS encoding cytochrome c oxidase assembly protein gives MNGLSLRRLVTRLLMLTVVMFAFGFALVPIYDVMCKAFGINGKTGGQYEGSQVSDPSRTVRVQFMSTNASDMVWDFYSTADQLEVNPGAVNQMIFIARNPTDRPMSAQAIPSITPAEAAAYFHKTECFCFTQQVLQPGERIEMPVRFIVDRDLPANVKHLTLAYTLFDITARHPPVAHVAAQDVQGAR, from the coding sequence ATGAATGGCCTTTCGCTCAGACGCCTGGTCACGCGCCTGTTGATGCTGACGGTGGTGATGTTCGCCTTCGGTTTTGCCCTGGTGCCGATCTACGACGTGATGTGCAAGGCGTTCGGCATCAATGGCAAGACCGGCGGGCAATACGAGGGCAGCCAGGTCAGCGACCCGTCGCGCACGGTGCGGGTGCAGTTCATGTCCACCAACGCCAGCGACATGGTCTGGGACTTCTACTCCACGGCCGACCAGTTGGAGGTCAATCCGGGCGCGGTCAACCAGATGATCTTCATCGCCCGCAACCCCACCGACCGGCCCATGAGCGCCCAGGCGATACCCAGCATCACGCCGGCCGAGGCCGCAGCGTATTTTCACAAGACCGAGTGCTTCTGCTTTACCCAGCAGGTGCTGCAGCCCGGTGAGCGCATCGAAATGCCGGTGCGCTTCATCGTCGATCGCGACCTGCCGGCCAATGTGAAGCACCTGACACTGGCCTACACCTTGTTCGACATCACCGCTCGCCACCCACCGGTCGCCCATGTCGCGGCCCAGGACGTTCAGGGCGCCCGTTAA
- a CDS encoding HlyD family type I secretion periplasmic adaptor subunit, which translates to MSAHSSLWQRYRKAWQHAWRQRKALDAPARAAHEIEFLPAALALQERPPHPAPRVFVWSIMGFAALALLWACLGHIDVVAVATGKVVPSGRSKLVQPSETAVVKAIRVSDGQRVKAGELLLELDPTTADAEVRRSESELLAARIDVARSSAMLQAIASSQPPHELQGDIEQADAQQVQDAECWLQGQYQEYRNSLEQVDAEIQQRGAEIQAAQVQVASLRKTLPIATQLAQDYQSLLEQQYVARHEYLDKEQARLDLERQLQVQQASVLQSTAAQSEALRRREGVVAQARRSLLDLQQTAGQKVARLRQELAKARYQEARTQLLAPVDGTVQQLAVHTVGGVVTPAQALMVIVPADQPVEVEALLENKDVGFVQVGQAVTVKVETFTYTRYGTVQGEVLSVSRDAIEDERRGLVYSSRIRLAGDHLQVNGQAVALTPGMAVSAEIKTDQRTVIDYFLSPLQQHAQESLRER; encoded by the coding sequence ATGTCCGCCCATTCCAGCCTCTGGCAGCGCTACCGCAAGGCCTGGCAGCATGCCTGGCGCCAACGCAAGGCGCTTGACGCGCCTGCGCGTGCCGCCCACGAAATCGAGTTCCTGCCCGCCGCCCTGGCCTTGCAAGAGCGTCCACCACATCCGGCGCCGCGGGTGTTCGTCTGGAGCATCATGGGCTTTGCCGCCCTGGCCCTGCTGTGGGCCTGCCTCGGTCATATCGACGTGGTCGCAGTGGCCACGGGCAAGGTGGTGCCGAGCGGGCGCAGCAAACTGGTACAGCCCAGCGAGACGGCGGTGGTCAAGGCGATCCGCGTCAGCGATGGCCAACGAGTGAAGGCCGGCGAGCTGTTGCTCGAGCTCGACCCGACCACCGCCGACGCCGAGGTGCGCCGCAGCGAAAGCGAACTGCTCGCCGCGCGCATCGATGTGGCGCGCAGCAGCGCGATGCTCCAGGCCATCGCCAGCAGCCAGCCACCGCACGAGTTGCAAGGCGACATCGAGCAGGCCGACGCGCAGCAGGTGCAGGATGCCGAATGCTGGCTGCAGGGGCAGTACCAGGAATACCGCAACAGCCTCGAGCAGGTCGATGCCGAGATCCAGCAGCGCGGTGCCGAGATCCAGGCCGCCCAGGTGCAGGTGGCGAGCCTGCGCAAGACCCTGCCCATCGCCACGCAACTGGCCCAGGACTACCAGAGCCTGCTGGAGCAGCAGTACGTGGCCCGCCACGAGTACCTCGACAAGGAACAGGCCCGGCTCGACCTGGAGCGCCAGCTGCAGGTGCAGCAAGCCAGCGTGCTGCAATCGACCGCCGCGCAGTCGGAGGCCCTCCGCCGCCGCGAAGGCGTGGTGGCCCAGGCCCGGCGCAGCCTGCTCGACCTGCAGCAGACCGCAGGGCAGAAGGTCGCCCGCCTGCGCCAGGAACTGGCCAAGGCGCGCTACCAGGAGGCTCGCACGCAACTGCTGGCCCCGGTCGACGGCACCGTCCAGCAATTGGCGGTGCACACCGTCGGTGGCGTGGTCACTCCGGCCCAGGCCTTGATGGTCATCGTGCCCGCTGACCAGCCAGTGGAAGTCGAGGCGCTGCTGGAGAACAAGGACGTCGGCTTCGTCCAGGTCGGCCAAGCCGTGACGGTCAAGGTCGAGACCTTCACCTACACCCGCTACGGCACGGTGCAGGGCGAAGTGCTGAGCGTGTCGCGCGACGCCATCGAGGACGAACGCCGCGGGCTGGTGTACAGCAGCCGCATCCGCCTGGCCGGCGACCACCTGCAGGTCAACGGCCAGGCCGTGGCGCTGACGCCAGGCATGGCGGTGAGCGCCGAGATCAAGACCGATCAGCGGACGGTTATTGATTACTTCCTGAGTCCGTTGCAACAGCATGCGCAAGAGAGTTTGCGGGAACGGTAA
- a CDS encoding carbonic anhydrase, which produces MPVKDPNKVVPAAPAESADAALKHIVDGFLRFHHDVFPEQQELFKKLATAQKPRAMFITCADSRIVPELITQSSPGDLFVTRNVGNVVPPYGQMNGGVSTAIEYAVMALGVHHIIVCGHSDCGAMRAVLNPNSLEKMPTVKAWLRHAEVARTVVEDNCSCGSEHESMQVLTKENVIAQLHHLRTHPSVASRLAAGQLFIHGWVYDIETSRIEAYDAATDSFLPLTAGEPIPCATPRGRY; this is translated from the coding sequence ATGCCCGTCAAGGACCCAAACAAGGTCGTCCCGGCTGCACCTGCCGAAAGCGCCGATGCCGCCCTGAAGCATATCGTCGACGGCTTCCTGCGTTTTCACCATGACGTCTTTCCCGAACAGCAAGAGCTGTTCAAGAAACTCGCCACCGCGCAAAAGCCACGCGCCATGTTCATCACTTGTGCCGACTCACGCATCGTTCCGGAGCTGATCACCCAGAGCTCGCCGGGCGATCTGTTCGTGACTCGCAACGTCGGCAACGTCGTTCCGCCCTATGGGCAGATGAACGGGGGTGTCTCCACTGCCATCGAATACGCCGTGATGGCGCTGGGCGTGCACCACATCATCGTTTGCGGTCACTCCGACTGCGGCGCCATGCGCGCGGTGCTCAACCCCAACTCGCTGGAGAAGATGCCCACGGTCAAGGCCTGGCTGCGCCATGCCGAAGTGGCCCGCACCGTAGTCGAGGACAACTGCTCCTGCGGCAGCGAGCACGAAAGCATGCAGGTGCTGACCAAGGAAAACGTCATCGCCCAGTTGCACCACCTGCGTACCCATCCTTCGGTCGCCTCGCGCCTGGCAGCCGGCCAGCTGTTCATCCATGGCTGGGTCTACGACATCGAGACCAGCCGGATCGAAGCCTACGACGCTGCGACCGACAGCTTCCTGCCGCTCACTGCCGGTGAGCCAATTCCCTGCGCTACGCCGAGAGGTCGCTACTAA
- a CDS encoding type I secretion system permease/ATPase, with product MSEHQPDSPDTGLICLLILARFHNVAASGEQLAHEFTDGQQAFAAPQLLLASRKLGLKAKRVETRPERLAQTPLPAIAADREGGFFIIARMDQGRVLIQDPRDERPEVIDLATLEQRWSGELLLVRSEALAPGESSRFDFTWFIPAIVKHRKLLGEVTLVSFVLQIFALLTPLFFQVVMDKVLVHHGLTTLDVIAIGLLGIMLFESALSGLRSFVFAHTASRIDVELGSRLFHHLIHLPLAYFQARRVGDSVARVRELENIRNFLTGNAITLVMDVLFSVVFIAVMFYYSGWLTLVVVASLPLYALVSLLITPVLRQRLQDSFNRGAENQAFLVETVNGIDTLKSMAVEPQVLRRWDNQLAAYVAAGFKTQTLSTLANESVGLIGKLVTVATLWLGARLVIDGQLTVGELIAFNMLAGRVAQPIMRLAQLWTSFQQTGVSVQRLGDILNTRTELGSSARSALPPLRGRIEFDQVRFRYRADGSEILRGVNLCIEPGEVIGVVGRSGSGKSTLTRLLQRLYVPERGRVLVDGMDLALADASSLRRQIGVVQQDNLLFNRSIRENIALADPGTPLETVMQAARLAGAHDFILELAEGYDTMVGEHGASLSGGQRQRIAIARALIGDPRILIFDEATSALDYESERIIQQNMRSICQGRTVIIIAHRLSAVRDANRIVVVDRGQIVEQGSHAELLAHQAGHYARLHRLQQG from the coding sequence ATGAGTGAACACCAACCAGATAGCCCAGACACCGGGCTGATCTGCCTGCTGATCCTGGCCCGTTTCCACAATGTGGCAGCCTCCGGCGAACAGCTGGCCCACGAATTCACCGATGGCCAGCAAGCCTTCGCCGCCCCGCAACTGCTGCTGGCGTCGCGCAAGCTCGGCCTCAAGGCCAAACGCGTCGAGACCCGCCCCGAGCGCCTGGCGCAGACGCCACTGCCGGCAATTGCCGCCGACCGTGAGGGCGGCTTCTTCATCATCGCCCGCATGGACCAGGGCAGGGTGCTGATCCAGGATCCGCGTGACGAGCGACCCGAGGTGATCGACCTGGCCACCCTCGAGCAACGCTGGAGCGGCGAGTTGTTGCTGGTGCGCAGCGAAGCACTGGCCCCCGGCGAATCCTCGCGCTTCGACTTCACTTGGTTCATCCCGGCCATCGTCAAGCACCGCAAACTGCTCGGCGAAGTGACCCTGGTGTCCTTCGTGCTGCAGATCTTCGCCCTGCTCACGCCGTTGTTCTTCCAGGTGGTGATGGACAAGGTCCTGGTGCACCACGGCCTGACTACCCTGGATGTAATCGCCATCGGCCTGTTGGGCATCATGCTGTTCGAGTCGGCCCTGAGCGGCCTGCGCAGCTTCGTCTTCGCCCACACCGCCAGCCGTATCGACGTCGAGCTCGGCTCACGGCTGTTCCATCACCTGATCCACCTGCCGCTGGCCTACTTCCAGGCACGCCGGGTCGGCGATTCGGTGGCGCGGGTGCGCGAACTAGAGAACATCCGCAACTTCCTCACCGGCAACGCCATCACCCTGGTGATGGATGTGCTGTTTTCGGTGGTGTTCATCGCCGTGATGTTCTATTACAGCGGCTGGCTGACCCTCGTGGTGGTGGCTTCGCTGCCGCTGTACGCGCTGGTGTCGCTGCTGATTACCCCGGTGCTGCGCCAGCGCCTGCAGGACAGCTTCAACCGTGGGGCCGAGAACCAGGCGTTCCTGGTCGAGACGGTCAACGGCATCGACACCCTCAAGTCGATGGCCGTCGAGCCGCAGGTCCTGCGGCGTTGGGACAACCAGCTGGCGGCCTACGTCGCCGCCGGCTTCAAGACCCAGACCCTGTCGACCCTGGCCAACGAAAGCGTCGGCCTGATCGGCAAGCTGGTGACTGTCGCCACCCTCTGGCTCGGCGCGCGCCTGGTGATCGATGGCCAGCTCACGGTCGGCGAGCTGATCGCCTTCAACATGCTGGCCGGGCGCGTGGCCCAGCCGATCATGCGCCTGGCCCAGCTGTGGACCAGCTTCCAGCAGACCGGCGTGTCGGTGCAGCGCCTGGGCGACATCCTCAACACCCGCACCGAGCTTGGCAGTTCGGCACGCAGCGCCTTGCCGCCCCTGCGAGGCCGTATCGAGTTCGATCAGGTGCGTTTTCGCTATCGCGCCGATGGCTCGGAAATCCTGCGCGGGGTCAACTTGTGCATCGAGCCCGGCGAAGTGATCGGCGTGGTCGGGCGCTCAGGTTCCGGCAAAAGCACCCTGACCCGCTTGCTGCAGCGGCTCTACGTGCCCGAGCGCGGGCGGGTACTAGTCGACGGCATGGACCTGGCCCTGGCCGATGCCTCCTCGCTGCGCCGGCAGATCGGCGTGGTGCAGCAGGATAACCTGCTGTTCAACCGCAGCATCCGCGAGAACATCGCCCTGGCTGACCCCGGCACCCCGCTGGAGACGGTCATGCAGGCCGCGCGCCTGGCCGGTGCCCACGACTTCATCCTTGAGCTCGCCGAAGGCTACGACACCATGGTGGGCGAGCACGGCGCCTCGCTCTCGGGTGGACAACGCCAGCGCATCGCCATAGCCCGCGCGCTGATCGGCGACCCACGCATCCTGATCTTCGACGAAGCCACCAGCGCGCTGGACTACGAGTCCGAACGCATCATCCAGCAGAACATGCGTTCGATCTGCCAAGGCCGCACGGTGATCATCATCGCCCACCGGCTATCTGCCGTGCGCGATGCCAACCGCATCGTCGTGGTGGACCGGGGCCAGATCGTCGAACAAGGCAGCCACGCCGAACTGCTCGCGCACCAGGCCGGGCACTACGCCAGGCTGCACCGCCTGCAACAGGGCTGA
- a CDS encoding TolC family outer membrane protein gives MPRRHLTLLSCLIFCHPLLAQAQRAELLDVYRFAVEHDAQLSAARHEYQALQERIPQAMAGLLPTLDAGISIEGSRLQTDETNGDRIRSGTLHQASLTQPLFRLDRWHALKAAEAGTAQAALQLAEKEQALILQTAEAYFDTLRARDALAAAKAEEAALRRQQQQARERLANGASSITDVLDAQAAHDIASANRKRLQRKVEDTFEVLHRLTRQKYTQIAGVTHQLTIRTPVPAQADTWVSLALQGNLSLLASEHARDAAEHTNRQRKAGHAPTLDAVASYRKGDNDRFGYSTTANSAHGGYRDRVSQSSLALELKVPLYAGGLHSSQVREANQRLAQREDEYEDRRRAVTLQTRSLHRAIHAGVEQVQARRQSIHSSQAALQGTHAGRALGSRNTADVLNAERQLYRAVREYNDARYDYIIDSLKLKQAVGSLASQDLLELSHYLSRDYDPDRDFLPPRPGSLPNIK, from the coding sequence ATGCCCCGTCGCCACCTCACGCTCCTGAGCTGCCTGATTTTCTGCCATCCCCTACTCGCCCAGGCACAACGCGCCGAACTGCTGGATGTCTATCGCTTTGCAGTCGAACACGATGCCCAACTCAGCGCCGCTCGCCACGAATACCAAGCGCTGCAAGAGCGAATCCCCCAAGCCATGGCCGGACTGCTACCGACCCTCGATGCCGGCATCAGTATCGAGGGCAGTCGCCTGCAAACCGACGAGACCAACGGTGATCGCATACGCAGCGGCACTCTCCACCAGGCCAGCCTCACCCAGCCCCTGTTCCGCCTGGACCGTTGGCACGCACTCAAGGCCGCCGAGGCCGGCACAGCCCAGGCTGCACTGCAACTGGCCGAAAAAGAGCAGGCGCTGATACTGCAGACCGCCGAGGCTTATTTCGATACCTTGCGCGCACGCGATGCCCTGGCCGCCGCCAAGGCTGAAGAAGCAGCACTCAGGCGCCAACAGCAGCAGGCTCGGGAACGGTTGGCCAATGGCGCGTCCAGCATCACGGATGTGCTGGATGCACAGGCCGCCCATGACATTGCCAGCGCCAACCGTAAGCGGTTGCAACGCAAGGTCGAAGACACTTTCGAAGTGCTCCACCGCCTCACCCGCCAGAAATATACCCAGATTGCTGGCGTTACCCACCAGTTGACAATACGCACACCGGTACCCGCGCAAGCCGACACATGGGTTTCCCTGGCCCTGCAAGGCAATCTTTCATTGTTGGCCAGCGAGCACGCCAGGGACGCAGCCGAGCACACCAACCGGCAGCGCAAGGCAGGCCATGCGCCAACGCTCGACGCCGTGGCGTCCTATCGCAAGGGAGACAATGACCGTTTCGGCTATAGCACCACTGCCAATTCCGCGCATGGCGGCTATCGCGACAGGGTCAGCCAAAGCTCCCTGGCCCTGGAGCTCAAGGTCCCGCTGTATGCCGGCGGCCTGCACAGTTCGCAGGTGCGTGAAGCCAACCAACGCCTGGCCCAGCGCGAAGACGAGTATGAAGACCGTCGCCGCGCAGTGACGTTGCAAACCCGAAGTCTGCACCGCGCCATACATGCCGGCGTGGAACAGGTCCAGGCTCGTCGGCAAAGCATCCACTCCAGCCAGGCAGCGTTGCAGGGTACCCATGCAGGCCGTGCACTGGGATCACGCAACACCGCGGATGTGCTCAATGCCGAGCGCCAGCTGTACCGCGCTGTCCGTGAATACAACGATGCTCGTTACGATTACATCATCGATTCACTGAAGCTCAAGCAGGCCGTCGGCAGCCTGGCCTCCCAGGACCTGCTCGAGTTGTCCCACTACCTGAGCCGCGACTACGACCCTGACCGCGACTTTCTGCCCCCGAGGCCAGGTAGCCTGCCCAACATTAAATGA
- the ctaD gene encoding cytochrome c oxidase subunit I, producing MSAVIDDHAQGHDHAHGPAKGLMRWVLTTNHKDIGTMYLWFAFTMFLLGGSFAMVIRAELFQPGLQIVEPAFFNQMTTMHGLIMVFGAVMPAFVGLANWMIPLMIGAPDMALPRMNNFSFWLLPAAFLLLVSTLFSPGGGPNFGWTFYAPLSTTYAPASVTFFIFAIHLMGISSIMGAINVIATILNLRAPGMTLMKMPLFVWTWLITAFLLIAVMPVLAGVVTMMLMDIHFGTSFFSAAGGGDPVLFQHVFWFFGHPEVYIMILPAFGAVSSIIPAFSRKPLFGYTSMVYATGAIAFLSFIVWAHHMFVVGIPVVGELFFMYATMLIAVPTGVKVFNWVSTMWQGALTFEAPMLFAIAFVILFTIGGFSGLMLAIAPADFQYHDTYFVVAHFHYVLVPGAIFGIFASAYYWLPKWTGHMYDETLAKLHFWLSFVGMNMAFFPMHFVGLAGMPRRIPDYNLQFADFNMVSSIGAFTFGATQILFLFIVIKCIRGGAPAPAKPWDGADGLEWTVPSPAPYHTFQTPPDVK from the coding sequence ATGAGTGCAGTGATCGACGACCACGCCCAAGGCCATGACCACGCCCACGGCCCGGCCAAGGGCCTGATGCGCTGGGTGCTGACCACCAACCACAAGGACATCGGCACGATGTACCTGTGGTTCGCCTTCACCATGTTCCTGCTCGGCGGCTCCTTCGCCATGGTGATCCGCGCCGAGCTGTTCCAGCCTGGCTTGCAGATCGTGGAACCGGCGTTCTTCAACCAGATGACCACCATGCATGGGCTGATCATGGTATTCGGCGCGGTGATGCCGGCCTTCGTCGGCTTGGCCAACTGGATGATCCCGCTGATGATCGGCGCGCCAGACATGGCCCTGCCTCGGATGAACAACTTCAGCTTCTGGCTGTTGCCGGCGGCCTTCCTGCTGCTGGTCTCGACCTTGTTCAGCCCAGGCGGTGGCCCCAACTTCGGCTGGACCTTCTATGCCCCGCTGTCCACCACCTATGCGCCGGCCAGCGTGACGTTCTTCATCTTTGCCATCCACCTGATGGGGATCAGCTCGATCATGGGCGCGATCAACGTGATCGCCACCATCCTCAACCTGCGAGCCCCAGGCATGACGCTCATGAAAATGCCGTTGTTCGTCTGGACCTGGCTGATCACCGCGTTCTTGTTGATCGCGGTGATGCCGGTGCTGGCAGGCGTGGTGACCATGATGCTGATGGACATCCACTTCGGCACCAGCTTCTTCAGTGCCGCTGGCGGCGGTGACCCGGTGCTGTTCCAGCATGTGTTCTGGTTCTTCGGGCACCCTGAGGTGTACATCATGATCCTGCCGGCCTTCGGCGCGGTCAGCTCGATCATTCCGGCTTTCTCGCGCAAGCCGTTGTTCGGCTACACCTCGATGGTCTACGCCACCGGTGCGATCGCCTTCCTGTCGTTCATCGTCTGGGCCCACCACATGTTCGTGGTCGGGATTCCGGTGGTCGGCGAGCTGTTCTTCATGTACGCCACCATGCTGATCGCCGTCCCTACCGGGGTGAAGGTGTTCAACTGGGTCAGCACCATGTGGCAGGGCGCCCTGACCTTCGAAGCGCCGATGCTGTTCGCCATCGCGTTCGTCATCCTGTTCACCATCGGGGGGTTCTCCGGCTTGATGCTGGCCATCGCCCCGGCGGACTTCCAGTACCACGACACCTACTTCGTCGTGGCCCACTTCCACTACGTGCTGGTGCCCGGCGCAATCTTCGGCATCTTCGCCTCGGCCTACTACTGGTTGCCGAAATGGACCGGCCACATGTACGACGAAACCTTGGCCAAACTGCACTTCTGGCTCTCGTTCGTGGGCATGAACATGGCCTTCTTCCCCATGCACTTCGTGGGGCTGGCCGGCATGCCGCGGCGGATTCCGGACTACAACCTGCAGTTCGCCGATTTCAACATGGTCTCGTCGATCGGCGCCTTCACCTTCGGCGCGACGCAGATCCTGTTCCTGTTCATCGTCATCAAGTGCATCCGCGGCGGCGCGCCGGCACCGGCCAAGCCTTGGGATGGCGCCGATGGCCTGGAGTGGACGGTGCCTTCACCAGCGCCTTACCACACGTTCCAGACGCCACCGGACGTGAAGTAG
- the coxB gene encoding cytochrome c oxidase subunit II, with product MMRHPHVWMGLLLWLVFGQAHAAWTVNMAPGATEVSNAVFDLHMTIFWICVVIGIVVFGAMFWSMVIHRRSTGQEPAHFHEHTWVEILWTVVPFLILVAMAIPATKTLIDIYDASESDLDIQVTGYQWKWHYKYLGQDVEFFSNLATPADQIHNKAPKDEHYLLEVDQPLVLPVGAKVRFLVTAADVIHSWWVPAFAVKRDAIPGFVNEAWTRIEKPGIYRGQCTELCGKDHGFMPVVVEVKSKADYDTWLGERKAEAAKLKELTSKEWTLEELVSRGDKVYHTTCVACHQAEGQGLPPMFPALKGSKVATGPKEEHLNVVFHGRPGTAMAAFGKQLSEVDIAAVVTYERNAWGNNKGDMVTPKDVLALKQADAQ from the coding sequence ATGATGCGACATCCACATGTCTGGATGGGCCTCCTGCTGTGGTTGGTGTTTGGCCAGGCACACGCCGCCTGGACCGTGAACATGGCACCGGGGGCGACGGAAGTCTCCAACGCCGTGTTCGACCTGCACATGACCATTTTCTGGATCTGCGTGGTCATCGGCATCGTGGTGTTCGGCGCGATGTTCTGGTCGATGGTCATCCACCGCCGTTCCACCGGCCAGGAGCCTGCGCACTTCCACGAGCACACCTGGGTCGAGATCCTCTGGACCGTCGTCCCCTTCCTGATTCTCGTGGCCATGGCCATCCCGGCCACCAAGACCCTGATCGACATCTACGACGCCAGCGAGTCGGACCTCGACATCCAGGTCACCGGCTACCAGTGGAAGTGGCACTACAAGTACCTGGGCCAGGACGTCGAGTTCTTCAGCAACCTGGCCACGCCCGCCGACCAGATCCACAACAAGGCCCCCAAGGACGAGCACTACCTGCTCGAAGTCGACCAGCCGCTGGTGCTGCCGGTCGGGGCCAAGGTGCGCTTCCTGGTGACCGCCGCCGACGTCATCCATTCCTGGTGGGTGCCGGCTTTCGCGGTCAAGCGTGACGCCATTCCGGGCTTCGTCAACGAGGCTTGGACGCGTATCGAGAAGCCAGGCATCTACCGCGGCCAGTGCACCGAGCTGTGCGGCAAGGACCACGGCTTCATGCCGGTGGTGGTCGAGGTCAAGTCCAAGGCTGATTACGACACTTGGCTAGGCGAGCGCAAAGCCGAGGCTGCCAAGCTCAAGGAGCTGACCAGCAAGGAGTGGACGCTCGAGGAACTGGTGTCGCGTGGCGACAAGGTCTACCACACCACATGCGTGGCCTGTCACCAGGCCGAAGGCCAGGGCCTGCCGCCGATGTTCCCGGCGCTCAAGGGCTCGAAGGTCGCCACCGGGCCTAAAGAGGAGCACTTGAACGTGGTGTTCCACGGTCGTCCCGGCACCGCGATGGCCGCCTTCGGCAAGCAGCTGTCGGAAGTCGATATCGCCGCAGTGGTGACCTACGAGCGCAACGCCTGGGGCAACAACAAGGGTGACATGGTCACGCCGAAGGATGTGCTGGCGCTCAAGCAGGCAGACGCGCAATGA